The following proteins are co-located in the Gorilla gorilla gorilla isolate KB3781 chromosome 7, NHGRI_mGorGor1-v2.1_pri, whole genome shotgun sequence genome:
- the CA3 gene encoding carbonic anhydrase 3, whose protein sequence is MAKEWGYASHNGPDHWHELFPNAKGENQSPVELHTKDIRHDPSLQPWSVSYDGGSAKTILNNGKTCRVVFDDTYDRSMLRGGPLPGPYRLRQFHLHWGSSDDHGSEHTVDGVKYAAELHLVHWNPKYNTFKEALKQRDGIAVIGIFLKIGRENGEFQIFLDALDKIKTKGKEAPFTKFDPSCLFPACRDYWTYQGSFTTPPCEECIVWLLLKEPMTVSSDQMAKLRSLLSSAENEPPVPLVSNWRPPQPINNRVVRASFK, encoded by the exons ATGGCCAAGGAGTGGGGCTACGCCAGTCACAACG GTCCTGACCACTGGCATGAACTTTTCCCAAATGCCAAAGGGGAAAACCAGTCGCCCGTTGAGCTGCATACTAAAGACATCAGGCATGACCCTTCTCTGCAGCCATGGTCTGTGTCTTATGATGGCGGCTCTGCCAAGACCATCCTGAATAATGGGAAGACCTGCCGAGTTGTATTTGATGATACTTATGATAGGTCAA TGCTGAGAGGGGGTCCTCTCCCTGGACCCTACCGACTTCGCCAGTTTCATCTTCACTGGGGCTCTTCGGATGATCACGGCTCTGAGCACACCGTGGATGGAGTCAAGTACGCAGCGGAG CTTCATTTGGTTCACTGGAACCCGAAGTATAACACTTTTAAAGAAGCCCTGAAGCAGCGCGATGGGATCGCTGTGATTGGCATTTTTCTGAAG ATAGGACGTGAGAATGGTGAGTTCCAGATTTTCCTTGATGCATTGGACAAGATTAAGACAAAG GGCAAGGAAGCGCCCTTCACAAAGTTTGACCCATCCTGCCTGTTCCCGGCATGCCGGGACTACTGGACCTACCAGGGCTCATTCACCACGCCGCCTTGCGAGGAATGCATTGTGTGGCTGCTGCTGAAGGAGCCCATGACTGTGAGCTCTGACCAG ATGGCCAAGCTACGGAGCCTGCTCTCCAGTGCTGAGAACGAGCCCCCAGTGCCTCTTGTGAGCAACTGGCGACCTCCACAGCCTATCAATAACAGGGTGGTGAGAGCTTCCTTCAAATGA